From the Xyrauchen texanus isolate HMW12.3.18 chromosome 37, RBS_HiC_50CHRs, whole genome shotgun sequence genome, one window contains:
- the LOC127631001 gene encoding LIM domain transcription factor LMO4.1-like — protein sequence MVNSQVTGGACVSRSCAGCGGRIADRFLLFSMERYWHTRCLKCSCCQAQLGEIGTTCYSKGGMILCRTDYIRLFGHTGACSACGQSIPASEMVMRAQGNVYHLKCFSCATCRNQLVPGDRFHYVNGTIFCEHDRPGATLFSTHLQSNQMLPNQKVC from the exons ATGGTGAACAGCCAGGTTACAGGTGGAGCGTGTGTGTCCAGATCGTGCGCGGGCTGTGGGGGTCGTATCGCTGACCGATTCCTGCTCTTCTCCATGGAGCGCTACTGGCACACGCGCTGCCTCAAGTGCTCGTGCTGTCAAGCTCAGCTGGGAGAGATTGGAACCACCTGCTACAGCAAAGGAGGCATGATCCTTTGCAGAACAGACTACATCAG GTTGTTTGGGCACACAGGGGCTTGCAGTGCATGTGGTCAGTCCATTCCTGCCAGTGAAATGGTCATGCGGGCACAGGGCAATGTCTACCACCTCAAG TGCTTCTCCTGTGCAACGTGCAGAAACCAGTTGGTCCCCGGTGACCGTTTCCACTATGTAAACGGCACCATATTTTGTGAACACGACCGACCAGGAGCCACACTCTTCAGTACACACCTGCAGAGTAACCAAATGCTACCCAACCAGAAA GTTTGCTGA